The Streptomyces sp. NBC_00659 genomic interval ATCGCCGCCAGGCCGGCAGCCCCCCTGTTCAGCAGGTCCACCATCGGCTCCAGGCTCTGGCTCCTCATGTCCTGCGGTGCACTGGACAAGTCGTCGAGCGTGGCCAGCAGTGTCGTCAGATCGTCGCTGAGTTCCCGGAGCACTCCGGCGACAGCGGATGCGTTGGCTTGCAGGATGTCGCTCCACAGCCCGGTGTCTCTGACAGCTGTCCGCGTCACGTCGCGCAGGCCTTGCCCCGCGAGCCGAAACGCCTCCCGCGAGCTGTGTTGAAGTCGCGCGGCCATGAGACTGGCCACCAGATGAGGAGCATGCGATGTCAACGCCACCGCGTTGTCGTGCGCGCGACTCTCCATGATCACCGGAACTGCCCCGCACAGCGCGATCATTTCGAGCACTCGGTTCACCGCGTCCTGGGAAGTCGTCTCCGAAGGAGTCAGGACCCAGGCCCGGTCCTCGAACAGATCCGCGCGAGCGGCAAGCGGGCCGCATCGCTCACGGCCGGCAAGAGGATGTCCACCTACATAACTGGACGGGGTGTCCACGGACTTCCGGATGTCTCGTGCCAGTTGCGCCTTCACACTGGCCACGTCGGTGTAGCTCCGGGCCAGCCCTCGTGCCTGCATCTCCGCGAGCACATCGCCAACTGCGCTCGGTGGTACCGCGATCACTGCCAAGTCGACCGGTTCGTCCCAAGCGCCCACCACTCCCGCGCCCAACGCGGCGGCCGTGCGAGCGGCCACTTCATCCTTGTCGAGCAGATGCACTGTTATGTCGTGCCGACTGAGAGCCAAGCCGATTGAGGTGCCGATCAGGCCCGTGCCGACCACAGCCATCGTTCGTATCATCGTTACCCCCCTTCAGCCTGTGGGCGGCCGCCGGCCACCGCAGGGCTCACCCAGCCGACGCCACCGGTCTGCCCGCACCCCGAGCGCGGGATCAGGTCAGTAGCCGAAATCCGCCCAGCGCATTCCGTCGGCGGACGGCACAAGACCGCCTTCCCGTATCGGGCCTTCGTCGTCGGCGACGTCTCCCAGCGCGGCATGGACCTGGATCTTGGCCCCCTCTTCGAGGACCGACTGGACAAGCGTCGAGTCGAACAGGTCGCGATCCGTTCCGCTCTCGCCCGCGGGCCGGTCGGCCAGCTCGGAGAACTCCCGGAACTTGGACTCGCGCTGTTCGGTGTAGGAGGCGGCGTTGACCAATCCGCCTTCGCGCGAAGCTCCACCGCCGACCAGTTCGACAAAGGACTCGAGTCCGGGCGCCGAGCTGTTCATGACCTTCTTGGCGGTCCAGAAGTACGAATCCTCGTCCTGGTGCATGTCGTAGAACGCCACCAGGAAATCGTGGAAGAGCGAGTACTCGTTCCGGTACCGCACTTC includes:
- a CDS encoding prephenate dehydrogenase, with protein sequence MAVVGTGLIGTSIGLALSRHDITVHLLDKDEVAARTAAALGAGVVGAWDEPVDLAVIAVPPSAVGDVLAEMQARGLARSYTDVASVKAQLARDIRKSVDTPSSYVGGHPLAGRERCGPLAARADLFEDRAWVLTPSETTSQDAVNRVLEMIALCGAVPVIMESRAHDNAVALTSHAPHLVASLMAARLQHSSREAFRLAGQGLRDVTRTAVRDTGLWSDILQANASAVAGVLRELSDDLTTLLATLDDLSSAPQDMRSQSLEPMVDLLNRGAAGLAAIQGRQAADRETHVEVLVAETPGQLVRLLDTLKTFHVEAEDVVPRHSAEEGTFSITFAVPAPRAGRIVLELGRAGWNAESIDPVSGARQQEIAQAPRTHLVGRTRPDAHSIETADRG